tttttattttttaatttggtttctgGGTCCAGCACAGTTCTTCATCACATCACTCAAGGGTGCAGGAGATTTTTTTTAGTCACTGCAGAAACAGTCATCCATCTTGGTCCATCTTCTGCCCTTCCAGTGAAACAGCAGTTTTGCCAGAAGCTCTAGaagccattttaatttttaagatgTTCACAGGCATTGCAGAATGTCAGGTCTCTCGCCAGGTCGCTGGGTCCTGGAGTTCTTGAATGGATATATGCTTTTCAGTTTTtcaggccaaatcctgatcccCAGTCCTTCTCATAGTAAACCACTACAGGATATATTAATATCTCTTGTGAAAATGGAGACTACAGAATTGGTGCTGGTGCCAAAGTCTCACTACATCTGTGAGCTGTATTAGTCCTGCTTTAAATTGAGAAGATTGCCAGAACTCATGCTCTGACATCTTTGATAAAACAAGCATAGAAAGCACCTCAGGTTCAATGGGGGAGATTATCTCAGTCAGTGAAATTGCAAGCTACAAAGTGGCTTGTGTCTGGCAATTGTGGTCGCCAATCTTTGTCAGCAGAGCCTGAAGTTGTTTCCATATTAGACATTTGGCTTCTAAGAGTCAACTTATTGGGGCATGATTAATTTTCTAAAGATCACTTGTTCTCTGCCCAATGCTGAAGTTGAGTGCATATGGGGAAATTTGGTCTTAGTGCCACTCAGGTTCTGACACTTAAGAACTTTCTGGAGTTCTTGGAAGGCACTAGTTTGCCTCCTGTAAGAAGAGTTGTGGACTTCTAACATGTGTTGTCAATGAGCAGATCTCAGGAACTTACATTAAACAGTAACTGTTTGAGGCTGAGAACTTCATGCTTTTATTCCTCTGATCAGAGCAAAGACGGTGGATATTCACACAGATAACACCTGTCAATACACAGTTTATTTGTGACACTTGCAGTAGTAGATCATTTCATTGGACGGGGGAATGTTTTATAAATCGGGGTGGGGCTTTCTGTACGTGAAAGGGGGTAAATTTACTTCACTGTATATCACTGTCTTAGTAAACTTTCAGTCATGAAGACCTTGGCCAAGGCTCTTTCCAGAGTGATTAGTAATTTTGGGGTGCCTTGGTTAGTGAGTGTGTCACTTAGATTTTAAAGAGCCCTAActttcagaaagcactgagcatccactctctgaaaatcaggcccctttaaagtctTTCAGGTTAAGCACCCACTGATTTGAGGCATCCAGAACCACCAGTCACtctggaaaatcttggccaatgTTTGTAACTTTTACTTATCTCAGAACCAGCCACTCTTCATTGTATGACTTGTACACCGTAGCAAACAACAAAATTAGTTGAAATAGGAAGGAATACAGCTAATACTTCAAACCTTCACATCACTGTTCAGCATGCTGTTGATCCTAGGCATGTTTTATACTCCTATATAAAGCATAGCTATTATAACTCACCTGTTCCCTTCTTGGTTACGCCTCCTCAGCAGGATACCATAATTAGAGCTGTGGGATGGTACCAATCAGTAATTTGttcctggaaaaaatattttcatttctattGGCAAGCACAGCTTTTTGCTCCAAAGAGAGTGCAACTTCACATGCATGTTACAAGCTTGTGATGGGGAGAAATTAGACACCGTGATGAACACTTGTTTTGTATGTGAAATGGCACCTTTTTACATACAAAGTTACCTTTTGTTTCCATGAAAACCAAAATGTCTTTTTCATCCAATTTTTTGTCAATGTCACCAATTTTGTGTGCTGCTTGGCTCTCTTCCTAATCTAGCGTTACAGGGGATGGTTGTGTTATCAACACAGTTGACTTGACAGTTGCAAGAGAACATGGGAAGAAACTCTTCTAACTTACTGCAATTATCATTTTTacataaaaaaaatttcaaaaacaccGGGTAAATGGACTTGATTTAGGAAGGTGAACTTTCACACTAGCTGTACTAGCAATGTTTTTGGAGGATTTCTGCAGCTTTATTTCACACCTAATAACTGTACCTCTGTCACTTATATTGTAATCCATGGAACCATTGAATAAGAAAGCATATCTGCAATGGCTTCCAGTTAAAGTTTGCCATTTCTGTTGTAGGTTGCTCCAGAAGAATTTAAGACTAGTATCAGCCGTGTGAATGCGTGTTTAAGGAAGAATCTCCCTGTCAATGTAAAATGGCTGCTTTGTggctgtctgtgctgctgctgcaccctgggTTGCAGCCTGTGGCCTGTTATCTGTCTTAATAAAAGAGTAAGTGCACATTTCAAAGTTGCATTGTGACCAAAAATTGACAACTGTTGCTAATGTTTAATAACCTTTAAGTAACGATGCCTTTATTTATTCTGAAACTTCTTTCTGTATCCCCATTTGCCATTGTAAGTCTCCCTTTCACTGGTGAGATATGTTTGCTAGCTATTAATCTTTAATAGTAAcagaatattgtgtgtgtgtgtgtgtatgtatatatgcatGTGGGAatagaatatatatacacactaagTAAACAATGTTGAATTTTGTTAATAACAATGAGTTGTGCCGGAGTAGCAGTTAATGAGCCAAAGAACATCCTAAATAGACTGAAATCTCTTTGTAAGCCTGTGTACATTGTACAATTTATTAAAGGAAGAAACAGTATATTCCTTCAtccatcaggtttcagagtagcagccgtgttagtctgtatccacaaaaagaaaaggagtatttttggcaccttagagactaacaaatttatttgagcataagctttcgcatatatccgatgaagtgagctgtagctcacgaaagcttatgctcagataaatttgttagtctctaaggtgccacaagtactccttttcttcatccatCAGTTACTTTTCTAGTTTCATATCAGGATTTATCATTGTGAATGGAAGCTAATGTTATAGATGGTCAAAAGATTGGGTCATTTCTCCCATTATctagttttgtttcttttctagtGAGCTAATTGTGAAAAGGAAAGTGCACTAAACTCTACCCAAAAAAAGCCTACAGGTTGCACCACATGCAGAGAGAAGTGGTTTGGCAGCTCCTTCAATTTGTTCATGAAAGTAACAATAATAGAACTGCTTGGAGTGAAGCAGAATGCAGGCAGGCATTTTCCCATGCCCCTCTTCCAGATCATACTCGTTCTTCCCTGCAGCATCCCTTATATTATGATATTTGGGCCTTCCTTAAGTAGAGAGAATCAAAATATGTGGTTTTTGTAATAGAGGACAAACCTTTGCTGGGGTGTACAAGGAGACTATATTTAATATTTGACTTCATAAGGGTTCAGCCCTGATTTCAGGATTGAAAAGCATAGTGCTTTAACCCACTGGGCTGCTGTCATACAGTTGGCTTCTCCTTGAGTGCCCTTCCATGCAGGATGCAGCACGACAGCtgcatctgcctcagtttccctccttcaCTGGTCCCCAGAAAGGATCTCCAAGCACTCTTAcctaggcttggtctacactgaaaatgtatactatgtcagtcaggggcatgaaaaaaacTGTACACCTTtgcaacatagctatgccaacaaaaaaacccagtgtaGGCACAGCTATGCTTACGTAATAGTgtttctgtcagcatagctaacATGGCATTCCTACACCAGCAGAATAGCTCCTTCTGTCAGCATACGTACTATGCTGGGGGGCTAtgccagctagggtgaccagacagcaagtgtgaaaaatcggggtggggggtaataagagcctatataagaaaaagccccaaataactggattgtccctataaaatcaggacatctggtcaccctaatgccaGCATatgctctgtagtgtagacatagcccttgTCTAATCCTATACAGTGTTCATCAGTGTATCTGAGTGCTTCCCAagtatttaaaatagaaataacacTTGTACCACTtttacagagcgatctggatggGGGATAGGGGGAGCTTCCTCCTGGAAAGCAGTAACTCTTAAAAGGATTTAGGTATGATGACAAACATTCAAATAAACACAAGCTTCCAGTCCAGTGCTGGAGCCAAAAGGGTTAATGTAATCCTCAAAGGTATAAACAGGTATATAGAGAGTAGGAGTAGGGAGACAATATCGCACTGATCAGACCATAACTGGAATATTGTTTCCATTCAGGTGtaaacactattaaaaaaaaatgttgaaaaagaggagaggattcagagaagagctgtaaacatgatttgaggacaggaaaacatgccttacagtgaagGATTATAGATTAATCTAATTAGTTTATTGAAGACAGGGTTAAGTGTCCTGATCACTGTCTACAAATACTCACATGATAAGATGTCTGATAGTGAAAGGTTCTCTAATttgacaaaggcataacaagatccagggGCTGAAATTTGAAACTAGACCAACTGAAACTGGAAATAAAGGGCAAATTTAAAAATTGAGAGTAGTTTAACAAGTAGAAAAACTTatcaagggaaatggtggattctcccccacttgaaatctttaaatcaagattggatgtctttctaaaagagatgctctagccCAACCACAGTTATTGGGTTTGACataggaattactgggtgaaattctatggtttgtgttatgcaggggtcagactagatcgCAACCTTtgtggccttgaaatctatggatcgctgtcttcccccccccccccccttccctcacctTATTGGTGAAATAGTTTGATTAGTTTAAGAAATGAATTTTCCATTTTGCCCTCCAAGTGGCTATTTTGAAGGTCACTTATTTTTTAGTTCCATATTGTAGATCCAGCTCCTATGTATATTCTGTTTCCTGTATTTGTGACTCTCACAGTGTGTTAAGAGTTCCCTTGCTCTTGTGGAACATAACCATTATGGCATGTCTGAACTGGTTGCAAGACAGGTGATCTGTTAGGTACATGTGGCCAGTCCCTTAGAGGATTTTGAATTTCAGGACATAGACCTTGAATTGAACTTGATATTCTCGGAAGCCAGTGCAGAGAGCAGAGCACCAGGATGATACATTCAGAGTCCTGTGTCGCTAAGCATACAGGTGCTGACCTTTGTACCAGCTGGAGCTTTTTTTCAGCCTGTGTAGCTTCATTCCTAGATCTGAGTTGCAATACTGGAGCCCAGAGGTCACAACTGTAGGGATTACTGTGACCAGGTCAGATGGTTCTAATCTTTTGACCAGTAACAGATTGAAGATGGAGTTTTGCTGACTTAGCTACTTGGGTACCCAAAAATGCTGAGTCCAAGATGACTCCAAAATTGTGCAGCTGAGAAAGGTACTGGGAATGATGGAGCTTCTGAGTCTAGAGAGAAATCATAGTCTATAGGTCTGATAAGACACCCCTACTCTTCTACCCCTTTAATCTATACTTGAGACAAGTGGATTTGGGAAGGCAAGATTTCTCCAAGGTGAAATTCTTTCTTTGCTCAGTTATCCTTTCCTAAAACATACGGTACCACTTTACATGTGATTCTTGAGAGCTGCAAATATAAACTTTAAGACCTTTGAGAATGAGGTTGACCGTTGAGCCATTTCTTATATAATGTTGACTTTCTTCCCTAGACTAGAAGATCAATTCAGAAGTTGCTAGAATGGGAAAATAACAGACTATATCATAAGGTAAGAAATATTAAGGACTAGAATCTATACACTTATTTTCCCACTTTGATTTAGAATTAATAAAATATTGCACAATTGCAATACAGGAATGCTATTAGCTTGTTTAGGACTGGAGCTAAAATACTAAATTCATCTCACACCTTAAACTGTATGAAATGTAAAAAGACATGCTTGAGATCTTAAACAGTTAGATATTGCTGAAGCTTATATTATGTTGTTGATGAGAAATAATGCAATAGTATACCTTTAATCCCACAATAATTATTTTCTTAGCTTGGTTTGCACTGGAAGCTGAGTAAAAGGAAATGTGAAACTAGCAATATGATGGAATATGT
This DNA window, taken from Caretta caretta isolate rCarCar2 chromosome 9, rCarCar1.hap1, whole genome shotgun sequence, encodes the following:
- the CHIC1 gene encoding cysteine-rich hydrophobic domain-containing protein 1; this encodes MSVLLPNMADFDTIYELEEEEEEESEPVVRSQELPRPRDAPDPVAVRGAGHITVFGLSNKFDTEFPSVLTGKVAPEEFKTSISRVNACLRKNLPVNVKWLLCGCLCCCCTLGCSLWPVICLNKRTRRSIQKLLEWENNRLYHKLGLHWKLSKRKCETSNMMEYVILIEFLPKYPIFRPD